One genomic segment of Andreesenia angusta includes these proteins:
- a CDS encoding Cof-type HAD-IIB family hydrolase encodes MKYKIVAIDLDGTLLTDSKEVTNENIEVLNALSHRGVDIVIATGRRYYSAKQFVKKTGLENITILANNGTIVRNMSNDELLVHKYFDEYDFYSLIEEGKRNRLHAVTHVNKYLEGYDMVGEYASLDQRYCNYLHEAGNRYKKVKNLLEYEKPNTLAVVYPGELEELSRFKAEVEQKFDGKFNLYLMQKLVGVSPILEIINSRGSKWIALRDYANQRGISTEHIIAVGDDNNDLEMIEKSGLGIGMKNASEEVKAAADIITKYDNNDSGLGKTLREIFNI; translated from the coding sequence GTGAAATACAAGATAGTTGCAATAGATTTAGACGGAACGCTGCTTACAGATTCAAAAGAGGTCACCAACGAGAACATAGAGGTGCTGAATGCGCTTTCACACAGGGGCGTGGACATAGTCATAGCCACAGGAAGAAGGTACTACTCGGCCAAGCAGTTTGTGAAAAAGACCGGGCTTGAGAATATAACTATACTGGCCAACAATGGAACTATAGTGAGGAATATGTCCAACGACGAGCTGCTGGTGCACAAATACTTTGACGAGTACGATTTCTACAGCCTTATAGAGGAGGGCAAGCGAAATAGACTTCACGCTGTGACCCATGTAAATAAGTATTTGGAAGGCTATGACATGGTGGGGGAATACGCTTCGCTGGACCAGAGGTACTGCAACTACCTGCATGAAGCAGGGAACAGGTACAAGAAGGTGAAGAATTTGCTGGAGTACGAAAAGCCCAACACGCTGGCCGTAGTCTACCCTGGAGAACTTGAAGAGCTTTCAAGGTTCAAGGCTGAAGTAGAGCAGAAGTTCGACGGCAAGTTCAATCTCTACCTTATGCAGAAGCTGGTGGGCGTAAGCCCTATACTGGAGATAATAAACTCCAGAGGATCTAAGTGGATAGCGCTTAGAGACTATGCAAACCAGAGGGGCATAAGCACAGAGCATATAATAGCTGTAGGCGACGACAACAACGACCTCGAGATGATAGAGAAGTCGGGCCTTGGGATAGGCATGAAAAACGCCTCTGAAGAGGTGAAAGCCGCAGCAGACATAATAACAAAATACGACAACAATGACTCGGGGCTTGGAAAGACTCTGAGAGAGATTTTCAATATATAA
- a CDS encoding RecX family transcriptional regulator, with protein sequence MAVITKVEVQKHNDRRYSIYLDGEYSFGVGEDVLVKYSLLKGTELEESFVEEVLLAEEKAKAISVALRYLGYRMRSKKEVEDKLREKGYAEFTEAVMEYLEENRYLDDLEFAVCFARDKFGLNGFGKHRIRMELVKKGIDNRDIETAIEEVFDSESEKEAAKELAVKKLNGSYRNDSEENRYRKTSSYLYRKGYSSDIINAVLREVL encoded by the coding sequence ATGGCTGTAATAACGAAAGTGGAAGTGCAAAAGCACAATGATCGCAGGTACTCCATATACCTAGACGGCGAGTACAGCTTCGGCGTAGGGGAAGACGTGCTCGTGAAGTACTCGCTTTTAAAGGGGACAGAGCTTGAGGAGAGCTTTGTGGAGGAAGTTCTCTTGGCCGAGGAAAAGGCCAAGGCCATAAGTGTGGCTCTTAGGTATCTAGGCTACAGGATGAGGTCTAAAAAGGAAGTAGAAGACAAGCTACGCGAAAAAGGCTACGCTGAATTCACGGAAGCTGTGATGGAATACCTTGAAGAGAACAGGTATCTAGATGATTTGGAGTTTGCGGTCTGCTTTGCAAGAGACAAGTTTGGGCTTAACGGTTTTGGAAAGCACAGAATCAGAATGGAGCTTGTAAAAAAGGGTATAGATAATAGAGACATAGAAACAGCAATAGAGGAAGTGTTCGACTCTGAGTCGGAGAAGGAAGCCGCCAAAGAGCTTGCAGTGAAGAAGCTGAATGGAAGCTACAGAAACGACAGCGAGGAGAACAGGTACAGAAAGACATCATCGTATCTGTATCGGAAAGGTTATTCTTCGGACATAATAAACGCTGTGCTTAGAGAGGTGCTTTAG
- a CDS encoding M18 family aminopeptidase, with protein sequence MDRVYDFADELLDFVENSPSQYHVVKTLEDRFRARGFQKLELSSNWEFKSGDRCYLSVGESMSVGFIVGSGELEECGFRVVASHTDSPGIVVKPDPEISSDGYLKLNCELYGGPIMNTWLDRPLGLAGRVVLKGDSPMSPKTELIDFKKPVALIPNLAIHQNRKVNEGLKLSGQKDMLPFLKTVEKNFEKESYLINQLASELGVDSGEILDFELCFYEHGRGCIFGINREFISCGKLDNLAMAHSSAEAILDSETSFATSVFVSFNHEEIGSTTAEGAGSPALQNILERIALGLGKQREEYLRALENSFMLSCDMVHAVHPNNTEKQDPTNRPVINGGPAVKTSARKSYTSDAETYSVYKSICDSIGVNVQRYVNHSDERGGSTIGPISSTQLAIKSVDIGNPLLAMHSIRETAGVKDHYDIYRSFVEFYKAR encoded by the coding sequence ATGGACAGAGTGTACGATTTTGCAGATGAACTGCTGGATTTTGTTGAAAACAGCCCTTCTCAGTACCATGTCGTAAAAACTCTAGAAGACAGATTCAGAGCTCGAGGATTTCAAAAACTCGAGCTCTCTTCTAATTGGGAGTTTAAGTCTGGCGACAGATGCTATCTATCTGTAGGGGAGAGCATGTCGGTTGGATTTATAGTGGGAAGTGGGGAGCTGGAGGAATGCGGGTTCAGAGTTGTGGCTTCGCATACAGATTCCCCGGGGATAGTTGTAAAGCCTGATCCAGAGATTTCAAGCGACGGCTATCTAAAGCTCAACTGCGAGCTCTACGGAGGACCTATAATGAACACCTGGCTCGACAGGCCGCTTGGGCTTGCCGGAAGAGTAGTGCTCAAGGGAGACAGTCCTATGTCACCTAAGACAGAGCTTATAGACTTTAAAAAGCCTGTGGCCTTGATTCCTAATCTGGCGATACATCAAAATAGAAAAGTGAACGAAGGATTGAAGCTGAGTGGACAGAAAGACATGTTGCCGTTTCTGAAGACAGTGGAGAAGAATTTTGAAAAAGAGAGCTACTTGATAAATCAGCTGGCCTCAGAACTAGGAGTGGACAGCGGCGAGATACTGGACTTCGAGCTGTGTTTTTACGAGCACGGAAGAGGCTGCATATTCGGGATAAACAGGGAATTTATTTCCTGCGGAAAGCTGGACAATTTGGCCATGGCTCACAGCAGCGCAGAGGCCATTTTGGACTCCGAGACGAGCTTTGCCACCTCTGTATTTGTATCTTTCAACCACGAGGAGATTGGAAGCACCACGGCTGAAGGGGCTGGGTCACCTGCGCTTCAGAACATACTAGAGAGGATAGCGCTTGGCCTTGGGAAACAGAGGGAGGAGTATTTGAGAGCCCTTGAGAACTCCTTTATGCTCTCGTGCGACATGGTGCATGCGGTACATCCAAACAACACAGAAAAGCAGGACCCTACGAACAGGCCTGTCATAAACGGAGGGCCTGCAGTGAAGACGAGCGCAAGAAAGTCCTATACAAGCGATGCGGAGACATACTCTGTTTACAAGTCCATCTGCGACTCCATAGGAGTGAATGTGCAGAGGTATGTAAACCACTCTGACGAAAGAGGCGGAAGCACTATAGGGCCTATAAGCTCCACCCAGCTTGCCATAAAGTCTGTAGACATAGGGAACCCGCTTCTGGCCATGCACTCCATAAGGGAGACTGCCGGAGTGAAAGACCACTACGACATCTACAGGTCGTTTGTAGAGTTCTACAAGGCGAGATAG
- a CDS encoding DUF1292 domain-containing protein codes for MTDKEKMELEEEKNGCGCNGHHDEDHECGCGDNGCGCEEDEYEKMNIELDDGTSLSCFVLGVFGVEDKEYIALLPEGEENVLLYGYEEDGEEIELLNIEDDSEFEMVSEVFETLFMDEEDYEEEE; via the coding sequence ATGACAGACAAAGAAAAAATGGAACTAGAAGAGGAAAAGAACGGATGCGGATGCAACGGGCACCACGATGAAGACCACGAGTGTGGCTGTGGAGATAACGGATGTGGATGCGAAGAAGACGAGTACGAGAAGATGAATATAGAGCTAGATGATGGAACTAGCCTTTCATGCTTTGTGCTAGGCGTATTCGGAGTGGAGGACAAGGAGTATATAGCTCTTCTGCCAGAAGGCGAAGAAAACGTGCTTCTGTACGGATACGAGGAAGACGGCGAAGAGATAGAGCTTCTGAACATAGAGGACGACTCGGAGTTTGAGATGGTTTCAGAGGTTTTCGAGACTCTCTTTATGGACGAAGAAGACTACGAAGAAGAAGAATAG
- the sdaAA gene encoding L-serine ammonia-lyase, iron-sulfur-dependent, subunit alpha, translating to MFRFGYELLELANSQNKKLSEIVLEREIELTGASAEEIRERLYQSFEVMKASANEAMNKEVKSVGGLIGGDAQRVNQYSQNANSLCGSTVMLAAARALSCSEVNASMGRICAAPTAGSCGIVPATITTAAEALNADKETVIDGLLVAAGIGVIIQTNATVSGAEGGCQAECGAAAAMAAAGMVEMSGGTPEMSLEAASICLKNIMGLVCDPIAGLVEAPCAKRNASGAVNAMISTDLALAGVKSIIPFDEVVEAMYEVGKSLPFELRETALGGVAATKTGKEIMKRVFG from the coding sequence ATGTTTAGATTTGGATACGAATTGCTGGAACTGGCAAATAGCCAGAACAAAAAGCTGTCAGAGATAGTGCTTGAGAGGGAGATTGAACTTACAGGGGCCAGCGCAGAGGAGATAAGAGAGAGACTTTATCAGAGCTTTGAAGTGATGAAGGCTTCGGCAAATGAGGCTATGAATAAAGAAGTCAAGTCTGTAGGAGGGCTTATAGGTGGAGACGCCCAGAGAGTGAACCAGTACTCTCAAAACGCCAACTCGCTTTGCGGAAGCACAGTTATGCTGGCGGCGGCCAGAGCGCTTTCTTGCTCGGAGGTCAACGCCTCTATGGGAAGAATCTGTGCTGCGCCTACAGCGGGTTCTTGCGGGATAGTGCCAGCCACTATAACTACTGCGGCTGAAGCCCTGAACGCAGACAAGGAGACTGTAATAGATGGACTGCTTGTGGCTGCCGGAATAGGTGTTATAATTCAGACAAATGCCACTGTTTCAGGAGCAGAAGGTGGATGCCAGGCCGAGTGTGGTGCTGCAGCTGCTATGGCTGCCGCTGGAATGGTCGAGATGTCTGGCGGAACTCCAGAGATGTCGCTTGAGGCTGCATCTATCTGCCTTAAGAATATAATGGGGCTTGTGTGCGACCCTATAGCTGGGCTTGTGGAAGCGCCTTGTGCGAAGAGAAACGCATCAGGGGCTGTAAACGCAATGATCTCTACAGACCTTGCGCTTGCCGGAGTCAAGTCTATAATTCCGTTTGACGAAGTGGTTGAGGCGATGTACGAGGTAGGAAAGTCGCTTCCATTTGAGCTTAGAGAAACTGCTCTTGGAGGGGTGGCTGCAACCAAGACAGGCAAAGAGATAATGAAGAGAGTATTTGGATAG
- the sdaAB gene encoding L-serine ammonia-lyase, iron-sulfur-dependent subunit beta: MAIKQYGIFDILGPIMIGPSSSHTAGAARLGKVAKGIVGVDFDSVKFYLHGSFAKTYKGHGTDRALVAGVLGMDPGDENLRHALEMAEEKGIGIEFIEADLGSYQHPNTVKLVFETKGGREVDITGSSIGGGSIVITNIEGTDVSLTGNRPTLVVKHKKLEGIVTKVTKVLGEDDITVDIMKVERSTHRDEAVMIIEVESNIGSNVLRDISEVEGVILTRAINPL, encoded by the coding sequence ATGGCTATCAAACAATATGGAATTTTTGATATATTAGGTCCTATAATGATAGGTCCTTCCAGCTCGCATACAGCTGGAGCGGCTAGACTTGGAAAAGTAGCCAAGGGAATAGTCGGAGTGGATTTTGACTCTGTAAAATTCTATCTACATGGGTCTTTTGCAAAGACGTACAAAGGCCACGGAACTGACAGGGCGCTTGTAGCAGGTGTGCTGGGCATGGATCCTGGGGATGAAAACCTAAGGCATGCGCTGGAAATGGCAGAAGAAAAAGGCATAGGCATAGAGTTTATAGAAGCCGACCTTGGAAGCTATCAGCATCCCAACACGGTTAAACTTGTGTTCGAGACAAAGGGTGGCAGAGAAGTGGACATAACAGGGTCTTCTATAGGTGGAGGAAGTATAGTGATCACCAATATAGAGGGCACAGACGTAAGCCTTACAGGAAACCGTCCTACTCTAGTCGTAAAGCACAAGAAGCTAGAGGGTATCGTGACTAAAGTGACGAAAGTTCTAGGAGAAGACGATATAACAGTAGACATCATGAAAGTCGAGAGATCTACGCATAGAGATGAAGCGGTTATGATAATAGAGGTGGAGTCGAATATAGGTTCGAATGTTCTAAGAGATATATCAGAAGTAGAAGGTGTTATCTTGACTAGAGCTATAAATCCACTATAG
- the msrA gene encoding peptide-methionine (S)-S-oxide reductase MsrA, whose amino-acid sequence MKEIYLAGGCFWGVEEYFSRIDGVIETSVGYANGDWESPTYEDVCTGASGYAETARIVYDEEKISLAGLLSKYWNIVDPTSLNKQGNDRGSQYRTGIYYVDDADYRLIMESLRAEALKHEKPIVTEVEPLAKYHLAEEYHQKYLKKNPNGYCHIDLSNL is encoded by the coding sequence ATGAAGGAGATATATTTGGCAGGGGGTTGCTTCTGGGGAGTGGAGGAGTATTTCAGCAGGATAGACGGGGTTATAGAGACTAGCGTGGGCTATGCCAACGGCGACTGGGAAAGCCCGACATACGAAGACGTGTGCACAGGAGCTTCCGGCTATGCTGAGACGGCCCGAATAGTCTACGACGAAGAGAAGATATCTTTAGCTGGGCTGCTTTCAAAGTACTGGAACATAGTGGACCCAACTTCTCTGAACAAGCAGGGAAACGACAGGGGAAGCCAGTACAGAACGGGGATTTACTATGTGGACGATGCAGACTACAGACTCATAATGGAGTCTCTTAGGGCTGAAGCTCTAAAGCATGAAAAGCCTATAGTTACAGAAGTTGAGCCACTGGCAAAATACCACTTGGCAGAGGAGTATCATCAGAAGTATCTGAAGAAGAATCCAAATGGATATTGCCATATAGATTTGAGTAATCTATAG
- a CDS encoding family 1 encapsulin nanocompartment shell protein: protein MDILKRDLAPLTSEVWDEIDGRAKEVLESYLSARKVVHVEGPKGWDSNVVVEGRLDVIEESKEGVSAGTYRVKPLMEVRSSFELNRWEMDNIVRGAKDINLESLEEAAKRIAKYEDKVIFEGNEKAGIVGLLKAEGIEELSLGANREDILDNISRGVLKLQSSYASKPFTLVVGTEAYRVINKQTGGYPLAKQLEDIIGGEIVVSPSIEGAVLIPANHSDLEMTIGQDLSIGYESHDSKTVRLFITESFTFRILDPSIIVKFK from the coding sequence ATGGACATACTTAAAAGAGATCTAGCTCCGCTTACAAGCGAAGTTTGGGATGAAATAGACGGAAGGGCTAAAGAGGTGCTTGAGAGCTACCTTTCAGCTAGAAAAGTGGTGCATGTAGAAGGTCCTAAGGGATGGGACTCAAACGTAGTGGTAGAGGGAAGACTTGACGTGATAGAGGAAAGCAAGGAAGGTGTCTCAGCTGGAACTTACAGAGTGAAGCCCCTTATGGAGGTCAGGTCTAGCTTTGAACTAAACAGATGGGAAATGGACAACATAGTCAGAGGGGCCAAGGACATAAACCTAGAGTCGCTTGAAGAGGCTGCAAAGAGGATAGCCAAGTACGAGGACAAGGTGATATTTGAAGGAAACGAGAAGGCCGGAATAGTAGGACTGCTTAAGGCTGAGGGCATAGAGGAGCTATCGCTTGGAGCGAACAGGGAAGATATACTGGACAACATAAGCAGAGGGGTTCTAAAGCTTCAGTCGTCATATGCCTCAAAGCCTTTCACACTGGTGGTTGGCACCGAGGCCTACAGGGTTATAAACAAGCAGACAGGAGGATATCCTCTTGCAAAGCAGCTGGAAGATATAATAGGCGGAGAGATAGTTGTAAGCCCTAGCATAGAAGGCGCAGTCTTGATCCCGGCAAATCACTCGGATCTTGAGATGACTATAGGTCAGGATCTCTCTATAGGATACGAGTCTCATGACAGCAAGACTGTAAGGCTTTTTATAACAGAGTCTTTCACTTTCAGGATACTAGATCCGTCTATAATAGTTAAGTTCAAGTAA
- a CDS encoding encapsulin-associated ferritin-like protein produces MSNFKEPIELLDEKTRLITRMITSLREELEAIDLYHQRVAASSDPDAQAILAHNRDEEIEHACMIIEWLRRNMPTWDEELKTYLYTEGSIAGAEEAATGGESKSANRVSLSDLGIGSMRK; encoded by the coding sequence ATGAGTAATTTTAAAGAGCCAATAGAGCTTCTAGACGAAAAGACTAGGCTTATAACTAGAATGATAACAAGCCTTAGGGAAGAGCTAGAGGCCATAGATTTATACCATCAGAGAGTAGCGGCAAGCAGTGATCCTGATGCACAGGCAATACTTGCCCACAACAGGGACGAGGAGATAGAGCATGCCTGCATGATAATAGAGTGGCTTAGAAGGAATATGCCGACTTGGGACGAAGAGCTTAAGACATACCTATACACAGAGGGATCTATAGCTGGCGCAGAAGAAGCTGCAACTGGTGGAGAGTCTAAGTCAGCGAACAGGGTGTCGCTTTCAGACTTAGGAATAGGAAGCATGAGAAAGTAA
- the msrB gene encoding peptide-methionine (R)-S-oxide reductase MsrB codes for MGNRDKSELKSKLTELQYRVTQESGTERPFDNEYWDNKREGIYVDVVSGEVLFSSKDKFDSGSGWPSFTKPVEESGIVEKKDSSLGMTRTEVRSKAGDSHLGHVFEDGPSDKGGLRYCINSASLRFIPKEEMEQEGYGKYLKLFE; via the coding sequence GTGGGAAACAGAGACAAGAGTGAACTCAAATCAAAGCTTACAGAGCTTCAGTACAGGGTTACTCAGGAAAGTGGTACAGAGAGGCCTTTCGATAACGAGTACTGGGACAACAAGAGAGAGGGCATATACGTAGATGTAGTGTCTGGAGAAGTACTGTTTAGTTCGAAAGACAAGTTTGACTCAGGAAGTGGTTGGCCTTCTTTTACAAAGCCAGTAGAAGAATCTGGGATTGTAGAGAAAAAAGACAGCTCACTTGGAATGACAAGGACAGAGGTCAGGTCGAAAGCTGGCGATTCGCACCTTGGACATGTGTTCGAGGATGGCCCTTCGGACAAGGGCGGGCTTAGGTACTGTATAAATTCGGCTTCGCTTAGATTCATACCTAAAGAAGAGATGGAACAGGAAGGGTATGGAAAGTACCTGAAATTATTTGAATAA
- a CDS encoding TspO/MBR family protein gives MFKEKKSKRVLKIANLIAFIGVLALNFLANYLPLNNNTTGDLSDSYPNLIVPSGFTFSIWGLIYIGLAAFVIYQILDSRNGSLSGQSASEKVGIFFIVSCIGNMAWIVLWHYEMPGYSLLAMLVILISLIAVYIRVNSETSPNSSDKLFVNYPFSIYLGWITLATILNVTALLVDRGWDGFGISEEIWSVVIFGAILVISFISLKLRRDIAYNAVFLWGLFGIAYKHLEVFDLQHKLVYWGAIVSMIAIVLMMLKVLILDKRKNTMFKY, from the coding sequence TTGTTTAAAGAAAAAAAGAGTAAAAGAGTATTGAAAATAGCCAATCTAATAGCATTTATAGGAGTACTGGCGCTTAATTTTCTAGCGAATTATTTACCGCTTAACAATAACACTACAGGAGATCTCTCAGACAGCTATCCGAATCTCATAGTGCCTTCGGGGTTCACATTCTCCATCTGGGGACTTATATACATAGGCCTTGCAGCGTTTGTGATATATCAGATTCTAGACTCCAGAAATGGAAGTCTGTCAGGACAGAGCGCTTCCGAGAAAGTTGGCATATTCTTCATCGTTTCGTGCATAGGGAACATGGCCTGGATAGTGCTATGGCATTACGAGATGCCTGGATACTCGCTTTTGGCGATGCTAGTGATACTGATAAGCCTTATAGCTGTGTATATAAGGGTGAACAGCGAGACAAGCCCAAACAGCAGCGACAAGCTGTTTGTGAACTATCCTTTCAGCATATACCTAGGCTGGATAACTCTAGCCACTATACTGAACGTAACGGCTCTACTGGTGGACAGAGGATGGGACGGCTTTGGGATATCGGAAGAGATCTGGAGCGTAGTGATATTCGGAGCGATCCTTGTGATAAGCTTTATTTCGCTTAAGCTCAGACGAGACATAGCCTACAATGCAGTGTTCTTGTGGGGACTTTTCGGGATAGCCTACAAGCACCTAGAGGTATTTGATCTTCAGCACAAGCTAGTATACTGGGGGGCTATAGTGTCCATGATAGCCATAGTGCTTATGATGCTGAAGGTTCTGATTTTGGACAAGAGAAAAAACACCATGTTTAAATACTAG
- the mnmA gene encoding tRNA 2-thiouridine(34) synthase MnmA: MNKKKVGVGLSGGVDSGTTALILKERGYEVVGMTMKLFDHHDAEISVAREVADRIGIEHIVLDYSSSFESSVVEYTVKSYELGLTPNPCVFCNRHFKYGKLLDYCMENGIDYFATGHYARISYDEDRGIYRIFKAKDSRKDQSYNLFQLSQEQLKHLIFPLGDFSSKAEVREKSSGTLSELSSKKDSTGICFLNKISLYSFLKKRNSSSTVPGAFVDRAGNFLGRHVGLSSYTLGQKKNLPKPNGESFVVCGIDSSENKVILGSEADLLKTEISLADVNLLDPLMIFPAIVEVKLSQWSVVYSGELSSVGGEFKLSFKSPVRAPAPGQSVVFYSGDELLGGGTICSAV, encoded by the coding sequence TTGAACAAGAAAAAAGTAGGCGTGGGACTCAGCGGTGGCGTAGATAGCGGAACCACTGCCCTTATACTAAAAGAGCGAGGATACGAAGTAGTCGGCATGACCATGAAGCTTTTCGACCACCACGATGCTGAGATATCTGTGGCAAGAGAAGTGGCCGACAGGATCGGAATAGAGCATATAGTGCTGGACTACAGCTCCAGTTTTGAATCCAGTGTTGTAGAGTATACAGTAAAATCCTACGAGCTAGGTCTGACCCCTAATCCCTGTGTATTCTGCAATCGCCATTTCAAATACGGCAAACTGCTAGACTACTGCATGGAAAACGGAATAGACTACTTTGCCACAGGGCACTACGCCAGGATTTCATACGATGAAGACAGAGGTATATACAGAATCTTCAAAGCCAAGGACTCCAGGAAAGACCAGTCCTACAATCTGTTCCAGCTCTCACAAGAACAGCTAAAGCATCTTATATTTCCGCTAGGCGACTTTTCTTCGAAAGCCGAAGTGCGGGAAAAATCATCAGGCACTCTTTCCGAGCTCTCCTCTAAAAAAGACAGCACCGGAATATGCTTTTTGAACAAGATATCCCTCTACTCTTTCCTCAAGAAAAGAAACAGCTCTTCCACCGTGCCTGGAGCATTTGTGGACAGAGCTGGAAACTTCCTTGGAAGACATGTGGGGTTATCCTCTTATACACTTGGTCAGAAAAAAAATCTGCCTAAACCGAATGGAGAATCGTTTGTAGTCTGCGGAATAGACTCTTCTGAAAACAAAGTCATACTTGGATCCGAAGCAGATCTTTTAAAGACAGAAATAAGTCTTGCCGATGTCAATTTGCTTGACCCGCTTATGATCTTCCCTGCCATAGTGGAGGTCAAGCTAAGCCAGTGGTCAGTAGTCTACAGCGGAGAGCTTTCAAGTGTAGGCGGAGAGTTCAAGCTCTCTTTTAAATCCCCTGTGCGCGCCCCTGCGCCTGGGCAAAGCGTTGTCTTCTACAGCGGTGATGAACTGCTCGGTGGAGGGACTATATGCTCTGCCGTGTAG